In one Deltaproteobacteria bacterium genomic region, the following are encoded:
- a CDS encoding periplasmic heavy metal sensor, giving the protein MKKKIIIAVLIVGVSVCSIAYAFNGHRSHGRVHKPPHEILSQLPEDKEMLFHRTIREAREETKNMREQIEKLRAEIKDILTAPEFDKTLFLKKTKQVHKLHEKMREAREKAIVKLATQFTQEERTLLAELIPPGPGGHHGRRLAR; this is encoded by the coding sequence ATGAAAAAAAAGATAATAATTGCGGTATTGATAGTAGGGGTGTCTGTGTGTTCAATAGCTTATGCCTTCAATGGTCACCGCTCACATGGTCGCGTTCACAAACCACCACATGAAATTTTATCTCAGCTTCCGGAAGATAAAGAGATGTTGTTCCATCGCACCATACGGGAAGCCAGGGAGGAAACAAAGAACATGAGGGAGCAAATTGAAAAACTCCGTGCGGAAATAAAAGATATACTCACCGCACCTGAGTTTGATAAAACTCTGTTCCTTAAAAAGACGAAACAAGTACATAAACTGCATGAAAAGATGCGCGAAGCGAGGGAAAAAGCAATTGTGAAGCTGGCAACACAGTTTACGCAGGAAGAGCGAACCCTATTGGCGGAACTGATTCCACCCGGACCCGGTGGTCATCACGGCAGACGGCTCGCCCGTTGA